Genomic segment of Candidatus Protochlamydia amoebophila UWE25:
AATTTAAAATAAATGAATTCAAAGCTTAACTTAATAATTTTTGGGCTTGTACTTTAATATCAGCTATTTCCATCCCTGTACTTGGGCCATACTGTAAAGACTGCAACTGGTAAATAAACTGTCTCATTTTTCCGGCTTTCCCTTGAGTAGAAAGATCTTCTAAAGAAGTAACTTTTATAGGGAGAATGCCTTCTTCCCATACTTTCCACCAAGTAGCTTTTTCAAGCAACTGCAAGATTTCTTTTTCCGAGTTTTTTTTGATTTTTAAAGCTTGCTCTAAAAGAATTAAACTTTGCTTTTTGATTTTTTTAGGCTTTAAATCCCATAATTTTTTCCAATATGATTGAAGGGTTAGCCAACTGATTCCCAAAGGAATTACTAATAAAATCCATGGAGTTTGCGTCCAATTATGGCTCAATCTAGGCAAATTTTGTGAATCTTTGATTTCAAGAGGGCTAAGTGGCCATGAAGAAGAATTCCACAGAATTTTTTCGTTGGGGATTTCATTTTCTTTTTCCAAAGAAATTGTGGGATAAGGTGCCATTGGCATTGTTTTAAGATCAATAGGAATAGGATCCGTTCTTTTAAGGATATAGCGGCTCGTTACAGGATCGAAAGAGGAAATTTCAAAAGAAGGAATCGTATTAATAAATGTAGAAACGGGAATAAGTTCGATTTGAAAATATTTTGAAGATTCTTTTATTTCTCCTGTCAGAGGGAGGTCATTGAATTGAAAAAAACCACTAAATCCAGGCTGACAATAAAAATCTGGGAGTCGAAAATCTTCTAGATTTTCGACGCCAGAAATATACATATCTATCAAAATTTTATCTTCTAATTGTCTTTCAGAAGATGTTCTCATTTTGATTTTAACATCAACGACACCCAATGCTCCATTAAAAGAATAGGGTTTGTTTTCCAAAGGAAAGGGCTTTACTTGCAAGTAGACAGCTGGAGCCTCCGCTTTGAGGAGTGGCTGTTGATAATTTTTCTTACCGAAAAAATTAGTTTGGTAACTATAACCCGAAATTGAAGAAGGCCCTAACTTAAAACTTCCTATTTGGTTTGCTTCCACTTCTTGAGAAATTTCTTGCACTGTGATCTCACCATTTTGAAAGTCTCTAATATGTGCATCCCCAATTTTTTTAAAGGCGTCAGCATGAATGAAAGGAAGAAGAGACTCTGTTAATTCAACACTTTGATTATAAGAAATGCGGTAAAATAAATTGGTACGTTGGCCTGGATACAGTAAAGTAGGGCCTTTAATACTTGCCTCTAATTTGAAAATCAAAGCATTAGAAGCAGAGGAACGTTTTAATTGTATAGAAGCAGAGGAAAATTTAGAATTTTTTGGGTTTAAAAGTGAACTTTTCAGCTCTTTCACTTCATAAGAACTGGGTGGGCTACTTTGAATTTTATCTCTTATTTTAACTGAAATAGGAGGTAAAACATACAGTCCTTTAGCTTGCGGAGAAAGAGTGAAATGATAAAAAGATACAATAGTTTTGGGTAATTCTTCAGAAACATTTACATTTTTAATAAAAGTAACTGAAAGAGGCTTTCCCTCTATTTGAAATGAATTAGAATCAATTTCGTCTTGAATTTGATGAGTAATACTAATTATTCCTGAAAGGGGATGATTTTCTTGATTGTTTTGAGAATCAATAGAAGCCTCAACCTTTATGTTTACGGCTGATAAAGTTGACATAAAGGAAAGAAAATAAATGCATAAAGCTTTGATCATTTTTTTACCATGAATGTCTCTCTTTAGAAGATTGACCTTTTTGGGGTTGATCATTTGATTGCATTTCTTGGAGAAGTCGAAGGGTTTCTTGAATGTCTTGACTTGTTTTTGGCTTACTATTGGAATGAGAAGGATCTGGATTAGGATTAGGGCTTTGCTCTGAAAATGAAGGAGAATTTTCTAATAGTTTTAAAGCTTGTTGCCAATTAATAATGGTTTTTTGTTGCTCATTTAAAATAGCAAAAAATTGTAAAGGAAAACTTTTCATCCAAATTTCAGTTTGCTTAGCTGCTAGTAATCCATTTTCAAATAAAGGAATGACTTGTTCCCAGGGTTGTTTTTGACAAGCTATTTTGGAATCTCCTGCGTTAAAATTCATTTTTTCTTCTTTTAAAGCGTTTGGAATAAAAGATAAGGATTGCTGAATTACTTGATGTTGCTTAGCTTGAACATCTTTTAGCATGATTTCCTTGTTTGCAAAATCTTCAGATAGTGTGACAAGTTGTGTGAGCTCATTTCCTCTGATAGCGTTTTGTAGAGCTTGTTGAAGGATTTGTTTGCAAGATCTTTCTTCACTTTCCTCAGCTTGTAAGTTCTCAATCTCACTCAAAGCACAAATGACATAAAAACGGGAAATAAAAGGACGATTAATTTGAATTTCTTCAATGGCTTTTTTTAAAAATTGTGAGGATTGCTTGAGGAAATCTTTTTTATCAAAAGAAGTTTGTGTATCTAGCAAAACTTTTAAAATGACTTCATCAATCCTATTTAAAAGCGTTAACCGGTAGCGTAATATAAGAGTTTCTAAATCGGATTGCGAAGCAAATTTTTGAAGAGAATCCTCTGAAAATTGGAGGTGATTCTGAACATTTTCCCAATTGCTGTTTAGTGAAGCATCTAAAGCATTTGTGAAGTTTTCGAAAGCAATTGTGATTATTTTTCGCTGATCATCAGATAAAGAAATTTTTTTTAAACCATCCCAAAGGGGTTCTATTGTTTTCATTTGAAAAGTAAAATATTTTAAATAAGCAGCATTAAATTCATGAGGAATTATCTGCTTAGTAAAAAATAAGGAAAAATGAAGAGCTGTAGCAAGACTTTGTCGCAGAATCGCCAATAAAGAAGCTAAATCAAGATTAGCAAAAAATTGATCTTTGAGCTCTTTATTAATCTGATTGAGTGCTAACACCCCTTTATTTTGAAGAATATGAATATCTATTGGAACTACTAAGCAGTCAGAAAGATTTTGTTCAACTTTTTGGATACGACAATCAATATCTTTTGCGGCTTCTAATTCTTTTAAACTTTGCCAAATGAGGTAGCGTCTTTCTCCTAATGAATTTGTATCATTTTGTGCGGATAATAGCTTCGCTTGTCCTAAACGTGCAGCAGCTCGATTGAGAGTTACAGATCGTAAAAGTTGGGGAGAAGAAATTGAAGAAAGGGCAATTCGATTAAAAATTTTTAGGGCAGCCTCCCACTCTTGCTGAAGAACTTTTACTGTTCCCCAGTTGTATAAAATAAGGGCTTGTTGCCAATCAGGTAAGCTTTGTGTGGAAAGCTTTTCATAAAGTTGGCTTGCTTGCTTTAAATCGCGTGTTTCGGCAAATGCCTTTGCCTGGCTCCCCAATTGCGAAATGGATTCATTAGATTCCAATCCTTGAAAATATAAGAATCCCATATAAAGAAGAAAAATTCGTTTTTTCATGGCCGCCGTGCATCAGGTAAAATTAAGTATAAAAGAAGAAGAAGAATACTTATTCCTAGAGGAATTTGATAATATAAATCTGATAGAAGTTCGTCTCGTTTTGCAAGACGAACTTTTCTTTCGAGAGATTGAGCCGGTTCGGTTTGTTTACGAACGGATTCGTTTAAAAGCTGTTTATTTAATTCTTCCGTTAAGTTTTTATTTGTCCAGGATTCAGCGAGATAGTATTTACCTTGATAGTGGGTAGCAAGTTGTTCTAACAAAAAGGGCTCTAATTTAGAATAAACAGGTTTACCTTCAAAAAGCACGTGCGGGATAAGTTGAGGTTGAGATGATCCCATGCCAACTGTCAAGAAATATAAATGATCTTTAATTGAATCGGGAAAAATACTTAAGATATTTTGAATCGCTTTTTGCTTATATGGATCTTCTAATTTTTCAAATTGTTCATCACCTCCGTCACTAAATAAAATCAATGTCAATAATTTTTCTTTTGGAAGTTCAAATAATTTTTTCTTGAGTAAAGTAAGAGCTGTTTCAAAGTTCGTTCCTTCTACATCTCCTTCATTAATGGATAAGCCTTTAATCATCATCCGTGTAAATAAATAATCGTTTGTTGAAGGGACCATAGGAGTTAAAGTAGAGGTAAAAGCATAAAGGGATACCGTTTGTCCTGTTAATAAAGAAATAAGGTTATCCATGATATCTTTTACACGTTCTAATCGCGTTTCTCCATTTGGATTATCTTTTACATCCATCGAAGCTGAGGTGTCTACTAATAAAATAATTTCATGCGAATGAATTTGTTTAGCCAAATCAATCGTTTTTTGTGAAGGAATTCCTCCCGCAAAAGAGAGGTAGCGAAGGTTGCTTTGAGGATTCATTAAAGCTAAACAAGCAAATAGCCAACAAAGTAAGCAAATCATCATTTTGCAGAGATGGACAAATTTTGAACGAGGAATTAACAAAGTTTTTAAGACTTTGTCAGAAGCAAACGCTATTGTTTGTTTTTGTCGATAGTAAAAGAGACAACCTTGCAAAAATAATAAAGGCAACAAAAATAACATTAGAAAGCTTGCTTGGGGAAAAACAAAAAAGAGATTACGGATAGACATCAACACCTCTTTCAACACAAATTTTGAATAAACACTGAAACTTTACAAAATTTCGTTTTGAAATAAAAAAAAATGCCACATGATCTTCATTTTTTTTATTCAAAATTTGTATATTCATGGAAATTTTCTCAACCAAGTACTCTCTAAAAAAATAGCTAAGAACAAACAACTTAATCCAGCGGCAATGAAGTAAGGATAAAACGATACTCGATGTTTAATCACTGGGGAAGAGCTAAATGAATCCAGAGGTAGTGAACTTTTTTCTAATCGATCAATAGTATCAAATACACGTTTTAAGTCTTTCTCTTGATTGGCTAAATAAAGTTGACCTCCTGTTGATTCTGCTAAAGTCTCTATTTGTCGCCTATGGGGCGCAAATTGTGGGGAGGAAAACTTTGGATCTACATTAATAATATAAAGATGAATTCCTGCATTTTTAGCATAAGCAATGGCTTCATCAAGCTCAATTGTGCGTAATCGATTACCATAATCCAATCGATTAGGATCTTGGAACCCATCAGTTAAAACAACCATAATAGCATTTTTAATTTCGTAGGCAGGCTTACCCTTTTTTTGTAATTCTTGTGCAAAATGTTTTGTAGCAACAATTAAATGAGCTGTTTTATAAATCGCATAGCCCATTGCTGTTCCATCTTCTTCCATGGAATTGATGGCCTTTAAATCATTTAATTGATTGATAAGTAGTTCATGATCTAGGGTCAGAGGAGATAAGATTTTAGGAACTCTAGCAAAAGCAACGAGTCCGATTAAATCTGAAGGACGATGTAAAATAAACTGACCAGCCATTACTTTAAGTAGATCAATTTTAGTAAAAGACCTTCCTCTTTCAAAAAAACTGTTTGAAGAAATTTTTTCGTTCATAGAACTAGATTGATCGACGATCAAATAAATCGCAATTCCTTCTGTAGGAATTGGTAAAGAGGGTTGTGCTAATGGATCGTTTTTAATAAATAAAAAATGAGGATCTATAAAAGCTATGCACCAAAAAAATAAGGTTAATTGATAAAGTCTGTAGGGTAAATGAGAGAATTGGCGCCGTTTAGAAGAACGATCGATTGATTCTAAATCAGAAAATGCTAAAGAAGGAAGATAAGGAGTTTGCCATTTTTGCTGAAGCCAATATGCCATAAACAGGAAAATTCCTAAGATAACTAAAGCTAGATAGTCAATCGTCAATGGCAAAGATTCCTCCTTATTTTAAATTGTTTTTTTTATATCTGTTCTTTTTTCTCGAGTCTATTTGTTTTTTATATAAAGTATAAGAATAAGGAGCCATTCTTACAGTTTCTTTGCTTGAAATTCCAATTATAGTCAGACATACTACTTTTATCACAGAAAGTAACGTGGAAAAAATTAAAGACAATTTCTGTGAGTTTATATTTTAAAACTTTCTTTTCTGGTTTTTCATGATTCATCCTTCGGTAGTAGCAGCTTTTGATTTTGACAAAACATTGACAAATCGTGATTCATTGCTTCCTTTTCTTTATGAACAGACAGGTTTTTTTCAAGCTTCATGGAAAATAATTCAATTAGCTCCCGTTTTCTTAAAATTTTTTTTTGGCAAACTTTCTAGACAAGAAATAAAAGAAAAAATTTTAACACAGTTTTTCAAAGGTATACCTATGCGACAGCTTAAGGCTGTTTGTAAACGTTATGCAGACAAAAAATTAGATGCTTATTTAAACGCTCAAGCTATTGAAAGGCTAAGATGGCATCAAAGGCAAGGCCATCGTTGCATTCTTGTGAGCGCATCTATTGACCTTTATTTACGTCCTTGGGCAGAAAGATATGGGTTTGAAGAAATTCTTGCTTCGACATTAGAAGTAGATTCTAAAGGGAATGTGACAGGAAAATTAAAAGGAAAAAATTGTTGGGGAGTTGAAAAAACTAAACGTCTTACGAATTACCTTGGCCCTAAAGAAACTTATCAACTTTATGCTTATGGGGATAGTCTAGGCGATCAAGAACTTTTAGCATTAGCCGATTACCCTTTTTATAGAAGCTTTAAAACTAAAATTTTTTAATCTATTTTATCCGCAACCTGTACGATGTTTGTTTAAGTGAGTTGAGATCAAACAGAAGGTTTGGCCAATTGTTTGACAAAATAGCATTAATTTTCTTCACCCAATTGTTGTAGAAGTTTAGCATTGTTGTAAAAGTTTGGCGATAAGAGCTGTCCATCCTGTTTGGTGATTTGCTCCATGCCCTTCTCCTGTATCCCCATGGAAAAATTCAAAAAAGAGAAAAAGATTCTGCCAATCCTCTTCGTGATTAAAGGGGCTATTTTTTTGGTAGATAGGTCGCGTTCCATCAGCACGTTTTAAAAATAAAGAGATAAGGCGATTAGAAAGTTGTTTAGAAATTTCTCCTAGGTTCATGAGATTTCCCGATCCAGTCGGAAATTCGACTTTAAGTGAATCTCCATAGTAGTGATAGAATTTTTGTAATGATTCAATTAAAAGATAATTAATAGGAAACCAGATGGGGCCTCTCCAGTTGGAGTTACCTCCGGCAATAAGGCGAAATTCTGCCTCTCCGGGATGATAACTAATAAAGTGTTCTTGATTCCAAATTTTTAATGAGTAGGGGTGCTTTTCATGATATTTAGAAAGAGAGCGAATCCCATATTCCGATAAAAACTCGTTTTCATCAAATAAATAGCCCAGAGTTTGAACAAGACGTTCTTTATCTAAAATAGATAAAAGGTGTCTCGCTCCTGTACTCGTTTCTTCTACTGAAGCTAGTGTACTTGTATAGTCCGGCCTTTCTTTCAAGAACCATTCTAATCGCTGTTTGTAAATGGGTAAAGCATCCAGAATTCGACGGTCAATCGTTTCAACAGCTAAAATGGGTAATAAACCAACTAATGATCGAATACGCAAAGGAATGACATCATTACTTGTGTGAAGAGCATCATAGAAAAAACCATCTTCATTACACCATAGCGAATATCCCTTTTGCTCGGGTTTGATCATGGCACTGGCGATACGTAAGAAGTGTTCAAAAAACTTTGTGGCAGAATCTTGATAAACGGGATTTGTTCTGGCCAGCTCGATAGAAATTTTCATCATTAAAATGCAGTAAAAACTCATCCAAGCTGTTCCATCCGCTTGATCAATGCGAGCATCATTAAGAGGGGAGCTTCTGTCAAAAATACTGATGTTATCTAAACCTAGAAAGCCTCCTTGAAAAACATTATTTCCTTTTTCATCTTTTTGATTAACCCACCAGGTAAAATTAAGCAAAAGTTTATGAAAAATGGCTTCTAGAAAATTTCGATCAGGTTTTCCTGTTTGTTTCCCGTCAATTTTATAAATCCTCCAGGCTGCCCAAGCGAGAACGGGAGGATTGACATCGCTAAAGTTCCATTCGTAAGCGGGAAGTTGACCATTCGGATGCATATACCATTCTCTTGTCATAAGAATAAGCTGACGTTTGGCAAAGTCTGGATCAATCAATACCAGTGAGATACAATGAAATCCAAGATCCCAACTGGCATACCACGGATATTCCCATTTGTCGGGCATTGAAATAACATCAAAGTTGACAAGATGAATCCAACCTTGATTACGGTCATTTTGACGCTCCAGAGGAATTTGCTTATCTCCTCTTAACCATTGTTCAATATCATAATAATAGAGTTGCTTGGACCATAAAAGTCCCGCAAAGGCCTGTCTTTGTAAATTTTTTGCATCTTTATCTAAGGCTTGATTTTGAACTTGTTCATAAAAAAGATCCGCTTCATGTTTTCTTAATGAAAAGATCTCATTAAATCCTTCAAATGGGTGTTTAAGGAAATTTTTACATAAACGGAGGTGAAAAATTTCTGTATGTTTGGCAGGGAGGATCGATTTATATAATGCAGCGCCTTTGGAACCTTTTTTAGCAGGATTTACTGCTGTTTTGTCTTGATGGACTAAATAACGGTCAAAAGCATCTTTCACATAAGGTGTTGGATTGGGTTTTCCCATTAAACGTTCAAAGTTTGTATCATTTTCTGTGAAAATCCAATCGGGATTGTCTTGAGCATAAAGATAATAGGTGCGTAAAGCAGGATGTTCGATTTTAATAAACGAACGATTGCCTTCTTGTTCTTGAAATAAAAAAGGCTTCGTCGGTATATCTTCCATGGGACCTTCGGGGTATCCCCAACTCCACGTATTTCGAAACCAAACAGTCGGTAATAAGTAAAGAGGAGCAGCTTCAGACGCTTGATTAGTAATCGATAGACGAATAAGAATATCTTCATGCCCTGCTTTTGCATATTCTATCTGGACATCGAAATAGCATTTATCTTGAAAGATGCCTGTATCGATTAGTTCATATTCGGGATCACGAGAAGAGCGCCTTTGATTTTCTTGAATAAGCTGTTCGTACGGGTAAGCTTGATGTGGATATTTATAGAGCATTTTCATATAACTATGAGTCGGAGTATTATCTAGGTAAAAATAATACTCTTTGACATCTTCACCATGATTGCCTTCTTGAGGATTTAAGCCAAAAAAACGTTCTTTAATAATCGGATCTTTTCCATTCCACAAAGCAACTGCAAAACAAACGTATTGATGCCGATCCGAAATTCCTCCAATTCCATCTTCATTCCAACGGTAGGCTCGCATTCTAGCATGGTCATGAGGGAAATAATTCCACGCATTTCCGGTTTCACTATAATCTTCACGCACAGTTCCCCAAGCACGATCACTTAAGTAAGGCCCCCATTTTTTCCAATTCGAATGACGTTGATGATGCTCTAGTAAACGTTGGTGTTCTGGAGATGAAGTCATAAATATCTGAAGCAAAAGCTTAATTTAAATTTAAATTTTTTTGAGTACATATTGTCTTACTTGACTCATAACATTTATTGGAATTTATCAAATCAACATTGCGTAAATTATTTATTAAAAATTAATTTGTTTTTATTTTTTGACCAAATTTCTTCAAATTATTTTTTGAAATTCATAAAATTTTTAGAATTTTTTTAAGAATCATTTTTTTTAAAAAGGAAAATTTAAGTATTTTTAGTTTCAACTAACAACTGCCCAATCAATTAATTAGGTCTTAGAAAATATCGCTGCCATTTTTCTTTTAGTAGGAGGGAGTTGGGATTATGAATATCACGCTAACAAACATATTTGAAAGCACAGATAAAATTGAAATTAGGCGGCCGTAGGTACAAATGAAAAGCATATCCTGTCTCAAGTTTCTAATAGAAAATTTATTATTGGCATTGGCGGGAGGCTCTGCTTGCTATATTTGTGGGGTTTCTTATTTTATCAATCAATTTTTACGTTTATTTAGTCATAAAAATTTAATTTGCGATGAGTGTTATTTTTTTGAATCAGCCTTAAGCTTAAAATTCATGAATTTTCTACTCTAAAAATTCGGTACTGAATTAATATCGTCTGCAACAAAAAGCGCTCAATAGCATTCACTATCGGTAGAAATTGTTAAGGGAGAAATATGAAAGGAATTGTTCTAGCCGGAGGAAGTGGCACAAGACTGCATCCATTAACATTGGGAGTGACTAAACAGCTACTGCCAGTTTACAACAAACCGATGATTTATTATCCCCTTTCAGTTTTATTATTAGCCGAAATAAAAGATATCTTGATCATTTCCACTCCAGAAGATATGCCTGTTTTTAAACGACTGCTTGGGGATGGATCTCACTTAGGTGTTCGTTTTACCTATGAGATGCAGCCAAAACCAAACGGTCTCGCCGAAGCTTTTATTATTGGTAAAGATTTTATTGGAAAGGATTCTGTTTGTCTGGTGCTGGGAGATAATATTTTTTATGGGAGCCATTTGAGCAATCTTTTAAAAAGTGCCAAAGAGAAAAAAGAGGGGGCTACTTTATTTGGCTATGAGGTAAAAGATCCTGAAAGATATGGTGTCGTTGAATTTGATGGGCAGGGTAAAATTTTGTCGATCGAAGAAAAGCCTAAAATTCCGAAATCTTCTATTGCTGTGACAGGTCTTTATTTTTATGATAATCAAGTCGTAGACATAGCTCATGGCTTAAAACCCTCTGCACGAGGAGAATTAGAAATCACAGATGTCAACCAAGAGTATTTAAATAGAGATCAAGCATGTGTTCATGTGATGGGAAGAGGATACACTTGGTTAGATGCAGGGACTTATGAAAGCCTTATGCAAGCAAGTCAGTTTGTTCAGGTGATTGAGCAAAGACAAGGACACTGCATTGCTTCTTTAGAAGAAATTGCTTACAATCAAAAATTTATTTCTCAAGCCCAGTTAAAATTGTTGGGTGAAAAACTCGGGAAAAGCTTGTACGGACGTTATTTAATGGAAATTGCAGAAAAAGGACCTTACTATGGAAATCATTGATTTGCAACTTAAAGGGTTAAAATTGGTGAAGCCTAACGTATTTAAAGATAATAGAGGTTTTTTTCTAGAAAGTTTTCAGCAACCCCTCTATCAAAAAATGGGGATTCAAGAGACTTTTTTACAAGATAATCATTCTTTTTCTCAAAAAGGGTGCATTCGTGGAATGCATTTCCAATCTTTTCCAGGTCAGGCAAAACTTGTGAGAGTGGCTGTGGGAAAAATTTATGATGTGGCTGTTGATATTCGTCCTGAATCTCCTACATTTGGACAGTGGGAAGGGATTATTTTAGATGATAAAAAACACCATCAACTTTTTATTCCAGTGGGATTTGCGCATGGATTTTGCGTTTTGAGTCAAGAAGCCCATGTAATGTATAAAGTGAGCACTCCCTATGATCCTCTCTATGAAAAAGGTTTTCGTTGGAATGATTCACAATTAAATATTCAATGGCCTATAGAGCAACCAATAGTTTCTGAAAGAGATAAACAATCTCCTTCCTTTCGTGAAAGCATGCTTCAATTAACTGAGATTAGAAAATGAAAAAGATTTGGGTATGTGGCGCATCGGGTATGCTTGGTTCTCATTTCAAACGTTTATTAAACAAACGGCAACTGTCTTTTGTTGCCAATGATGATAAAAAAATTGATATTACCAATTTAGAAGCCGTTTTAGATTTTGTAAGAACAGAACAAATCACTCATATCATCAATTGTGCGGCTTACACAAAAGTTGATAAAGCTGAAACAGATCTCAAACAAGCTTATCTCGTCAATGCCTGTGGACCACACCATCTTGGAATTGCAGCTCGGCACCAGAATGCGCATGTCATTCATTTCTCGACTGATTATGTGTTTGATGGAAAAGAGAACTTGCCTTATACCGAAGAACATGCTTGCGCTCCCATTGGAGCTTATGGGATAAGTAAATTAGCTGGAGAAATCAAACTCTTAGATGAATTTGATCGCTCTTGTGTCATTCGCACATCTTGGTTATTTGGCTTACCAGGCAAAAATTTTGTTGAAACAATGTTAAGATTGATGAATGAAAAAGCACAGATCAAGATTGTTTGCGATCAGATGGGAAGACCGACTTATGCGCAAGATTTAGCTGAAGTTGCTTTACAATTTTTGGATAAGTCGGGAATTTATCACTTTGCTAACTCTTCTGAAACTAACTGGTATGAGTTTGCTAAAGAGATTTATAGACAAGGAAAGGAATTTCAATTGATTCAAAGGGATTGTCAAATAGAACCTATTATGACTCATGAATATCCGACACAGGCCAAACGACCTGCTTATTCTACTTTAAATACTCAAAAAATAGAGTCTGTGCTTAGATGGAAACCACGTCCCTGGCAAGAGGCATTAAAAGATTATTTGACGATATATAAAAATTTCCAAGATAGGCAACAGGTGAGCTAATTATGCAACCAAGAAAAGTTCAAAATATTCTCGTGACTGGAGGAGCAGGTTTTATTGGATCAGCTTTTATTCGTTATTTACTTGCCCCTGAAACTGAATTTAAAGGAACTTGTATCAATTTTGATGCTTTAACATATGCGGGAAATCTAGAAAATTTAGCTTCCCTTTCAAGCGATCCTCGTTATATTTTCGAACAAGGCAATATCTGTAATGAAGCATTTATTGAACATGTCTGTCAAGAGCATGCAATTGATACAATTATTCACTTTGCGGCAGAAAGTCATGTAGATCGTAGTATTTTAGGGCCAAAAGTGTTTATT
This window contains:
- a CDS encoding BatD family protein — its product is MIKALCIYFLSFMSTLSAVNIKVEASIDSQNNQENHPLSGIISITHQIQDEIDSNSFQIEGKPLSVTFIKNVNVSEELPKTIVSFYHFTLSPQAKGLYVLPPISVKIRDKIQSSPPSSYEVKELKSSLLNPKNSKFSSASIQLKRSSASNALIFKLEASIKGPTLLYPGQRTNLFYRISYNQSVELTESLLPFIHADAFKKIGDAHIRDFQNGEITVQEISQEVEANQIGSFKLGPSSISGYSYQTNFFGKKNYQQPLLKAEAPAVYLQVKPFPLENKPYSFNGALGVVDVKIKMRTSSERQLEDKILIDMYISGVENLEDFRLPDFYCQPGFSGFFQFNDLPLTGEIKESSKYFQIELIPVSTFINTIPSFEISSFDPVTSRYILKRTDPIPIDLKTMPMAPYPTISLEKENEIPNEKILWNSSSWPLSPLEIKDSQNLPRLSHNWTQTPWILLVIPLGISWLTLQSYWKKLWDLKPKKIKKQSLILLEQALKIKKNSEKEILQLLEKATWWKVWEEGILPIKVTSLEDLSTQGKAGKMRQFIYQLQSLQYGPSTGMEIADIKVQAQKLLS
- a CDS encoding vWA domain-containing protein; this translates as MSIRNLFFVFPQASFLMLFLLPLLFLQGCLFYYRQKQTIAFASDKVLKTLLIPRSKFVHLCKMMICLLCWLFACLALMNPQSNLRYLSFAGGIPSQKTIDLAKQIHSHEIILLVDTSASMDVKDNPNGETRLERVKDIMDNLISLLTGQTVSLYAFTSTLTPMVPSTNDYLFTRMMIKGLSINEGDVEGTNFETALTLLKKKLFELPKEKLLTLILFSDGGDEQFEKLEDPYKQKAIQNILSIFPDSIKDHLYFLTVGMGSSQPQLIPHVLFEGKPVYSKLEPFLLEQLATHYQGKYYLAESWTNKNLTEELNKQLLNESVRKQTEPAQSLERKVRLAKRDELLSDLYYQIPLGISILLLLLYLILPDARRP
- a CDS encoding vWA domain-containing protein, whose amino-acid sequence is MPLTIDYLALVILGIFLFMAYWLQQKWQTPYLPSLAFSDLESIDRSSKRRQFSHLPYRLYQLTLFFWCIAFIDPHFLFIKNDPLAQPSLPIPTEGIAIYLIVDQSSSMNEKISSNSFFERGRSFTKIDLLKVMAGQFILHRPSDLIGLVAFARVPKILSPLTLDHELLINQLNDLKAINSMEEDGTAMGYAIYKTAHLIVATKHFAQELQKKGKPAYEIKNAIMVVLTDGFQDPNRLDYGNRLRTIELDEAIAYAKNAGIHLYIINVDPKFSSPQFAPHRRQIETLAESTGGQLYLANQEKDLKRVFDTIDRLEKSSLPLDSFSSSPVIKHRVSFYPYFIAAGLSCLFLAIFLESTWLRKFP
- a CDS encoding HAD-IB family hydrolase, translated to MIHPSVVAAFDFDKTLTNRDSLLPFLYEQTGFFQASWKIIQLAPVFLKFFFGKLSRQEIKEKILTQFFKGIPMRQLKAVCKRYADKKLDAYLNAQAIERLRWHQRQGHRCILVSASIDLYLRPWAERYGFEEILASTLEVDSKGNVTGKLKGKNCWGVEKTKRLTNYLGPKETYQLYAYGDSLGDQELLALADYPFYRSFKTKIF
- a CDS encoding MGH1-like glycoside hydrolase domain-containing protein, with amino-acid sequence MTSSPEHQRLLEHHQRHSNWKKWGPYLSDRAWGTVREDYSETGNAWNYFPHDHARMRAYRWNEDGIGGISDRHQYVCFAVALWNGKDPIIKERFFGLNPQEGNHGEDVKEYYFYLDNTPTHSYMKMLYKYPHQAYPYEQLIQENQRRSSRDPEYELIDTGIFQDKCYFDVQIEYAKAGHEDILIRLSITNQASEAAPLYLLPTVWFRNTWSWGYPEGPMEDIPTKPFLFQEQEGNRSFIKIEHPALRTYYLYAQDNPDWIFTENDTNFERLMGKPNPTPYVKDAFDRYLVHQDKTAVNPAKKGSKGAALYKSILPAKHTEIFHLRLCKNFLKHPFEGFNEIFSLRKHEADLFYEQVQNQALDKDAKNLQRQAFAGLLWSKQLYYYDIEQWLRGDKQIPLERQNDRNQGWIHLVNFDVISMPDKWEYPWYASWDLGFHCISLVLIDPDFAKRQLILMTREWYMHPNGQLPAYEWNFSDVNPPVLAWAAWRIYKIDGKQTGKPDRNFLEAIFHKLLLNFTWWVNQKDEKGNNVFQGGFLGLDNISIFDRSSPLNDARIDQADGTAWMSFYCILMMKISIELARTNPVYQDSATKFFEHFLRIASAMIKPEQKGYSLWCNEDGFFYDALHTSNDVIPLRIRSLVGLLPILAVETIDRRILDALPIYKQRLEWFLKERPDYTSTLASVEETSTGARHLLSILDKERLVQTLGYLFDENEFLSEYGIRSLSKYHEKHPYSLKIWNQEHFISYHPGEAEFRLIAGGNSNWRGPIWFPINYLLIESLQKFYHYYGDSLKVEFPTGSGNLMNLGEISKQLSNRLISLFLKRADGTRPIYQKNSPFNHEEDWQNLFLFFEFFHGDTGEGHGANHQTGWTALIAKLLQQC
- the rfbA gene encoding glucose-1-phosphate thymidylyltransferase RfbA: MKGIVLAGGSGTRLHPLTLGVTKQLLPVYNKPMIYYPLSVLLLAEIKDILIISTPEDMPVFKRLLGDGSHLGVRFTYEMQPKPNGLAEAFIIGKDFIGKDSVCLVLGDNIFYGSHLSNLLKSAKEKKEGATLFGYEVKDPERYGVVEFDGQGKILSIEEKPKIPKSSIAVTGLYFYDNQVVDIAHGLKPSARGELEITDVNQEYLNRDQACVHVMGRGYTWLDAGTYESLMQASQFVQVIEQRQGHCIASLEEIAYNQKFISQAQLKLLGEKLGKSLYGRYLMEIAEKGPYYGNH
- the rfbC gene encoding dTDP-4-dehydrorhamnose 3,5-epimerase; amino-acid sequence: MEIIDLQLKGLKLVKPNVFKDNRGFFLESFQQPLYQKMGIQETFLQDNHSFSQKGCIRGMHFQSFPGQAKLVRVAVGKIYDVAVDIRPESPTFGQWEGIILDDKKHHQLFIPVGFAHGFCVLSQEAHVMYKVSTPYDPLYEKGFRWNDSQLNIQWPIEQPIVSERDKQSPSFRESMLQLTEIRK